The following coding sequences are from one Dehalococcoidia bacterium window:
- a CDS encoding protein kinase, producing MSQPSGTAFDRQRPDRIGPGMRLSDRYDVQEPVGYGGMSSVYHGIDRLLDRDVAIKVLNTRIGGNDAERAAFLREARAAASLTHSGIVGVYDAGIYQGWPYIVMEYVPGGSLKQVIDTQAPLPPARAAALAAEVADALQYGHDRGVIHCDVKPQNVLIDARGHTKLVDFGISQSLAATAALTSSVSGTAGYVAPEQLEGVPLDGRADIYSLGTVLYELLSGRLPFEAPNLAALATRRLVSEPRPLRELNPNLPPALTATVMRCLARDRAGRCRSAGELAAALREAGTAGPERFSVDGPSLAPPREPTQVWRREDLTAAPRPRSGAFWLLLAILLALLVALIVSLAVVLSSRTSAGGTAAVPSVQHERLDRATSDLHAAGLTVSVTMTSSQEPFGTVIGQDPPAGTALSKGGAVSLSVSRGP from the coding sequence ATGAGTCAGCCCTCAGGCACGGCGTTCGACCGGCAGCGGCCCGACCGCATTGGGCCCGGCATGCGCTTGTCCGACCGCTACGACGTGCAGGAGCCCGTCGGCTATGGCGGCATGTCCAGCGTGTACCACGGCATCGATCGCCTGCTCGACCGCGACGTGGCGATCAAGGTGCTGAACACGCGCATCGGCGGCAACGATGCCGAGCGTGCCGCCTTCCTGCGCGAGGCGCGGGCCGCGGCGTCGCTGACGCACAGCGGCATCGTCGGCGTGTACGACGCCGGCATCTACCAGGGCTGGCCCTACATCGTGATGGAGTATGTGCCGGGCGGCAGCCTGAAGCAGGTGATCGACACGCAGGCGCCGCTGCCGCCCGCCCGCGCCGCGGCCCTCGCCGCCGAGGTGGCCGATGCCCTGCAGTACGGCCACGACCGCGGCGTGATTCACTGTGACGTGAAACCGCAGAACGTGCTGATCGACGCCCGCGGTCACACCAAGCTGGTCGACTTCGGCATCTCACAGTCGCTCGCGGCCACGGCTGCGCTGACCTCGTCCGTGAGCGGTACGGCGGGGTATGTCGCGCCGGAGCAGCTCGAAGGCGTGCCCCTGGACGGGCGCGCCGACATCTACTCCCTTGGCACGGTCCTCTACGAGCTGCTCAGCGGCCGCCTGCCCTTCGAAGCGCCGAACCTGGCGGCGCTGGCGACGCGGCGGCTTGTGTCCGAGCCGCGCCCGCTCCGCGAGTTGAACCCGAACCTGCCCCCGGCGCTGACGGCGACCGTGATGCGTTGCCTTGCACGGGATCGAGCCGGCCGCTGCCGCAGCGCCGGCGAGCTGGCGGCCGCGCTGCGCGAGGCGGGGACCGCCGGCCCTGAACGCTTCTCCGTCGATGGCCCGTCCCTCGCGCCGCCGCGCGAGCCTACGCAGGTTTGGCGCCGCGAAGATCTGACCGCGGCGCCGCGGCCACGCTCGGGCGCGTTCTGGTTGCTGCTCGCGATCCTGCTGGCATTGCTGGTGGCGCTGATTGTTTCCCTCGCCGTCGTGCTCTCTAGCCGTACGAGCGCCGGCGGCACGGCCGCGGTGCCATCGGTCCAGCACGAGCGGCTGGACCGGGCCACGAGCGACCTGCACGCCGCGGGCCTGACGGTCAGCGTGACCATGACCAGCTCGCAAGAGCCGTTTGGTACGGTCATCGGTCAGGACCCGCCCGCCGGCACGGCGCTGAGCAAGGGCGGCGCCGTCAGCCTGAGCGTGAGCCGCGGGCCGTAG
- a CDS encoding septal ring lytic transglycosylase RlpA family protein, whose protein sequence is MHRQLVAALASAVTVTLISASGTLAGGDTVVQLGGSPQRVSAQVNGGDLSFASIAAASQVPAKTILSLSTGPALPPADAADRAIAAPPAPPAGPESAPAASDAPQGPAIPLPVLSGPASPDAAPAPGSLPETPAPVAGPVIQTGLATWYGPGFNGSITYCGEIYDQWALTAASNTLPCGTVIIVTNRDTGQAVHLRITDRGGFGGSVILDLSRAAFLSIAPASAGVIPVSVALPVP, encoded by the coding sequence ATGCACCGACAGCTCGTGGCGGCGCTCGCCAGCGCCGTAACGGTGACGCTGATCTCGGCGAGCGGGACGCTCGCCGGCGGCGACACCGTGGTGCAGCTCGGCGGCTCGCCGCAGCGCGTCTCCGCACAGGTCAACGGCGGCGACTTATCGTTCGCGTCGATTGCAGCAGCGTCCCAAGTACCAGCCAAGACCATTCTCTCGCTCAGCACTGGCCCGGCCTTGCCGCCGGCCGACGCAGCCGACCGCGCGATCGCCGCGCCGCCGGCGCCGCCCGCTGGGCCCGAGAGCGCGCCCGCCGCCTCCGATGCACCGCAGGGGCCGGCGATACCGTTACCCGTACTGTCTGGTCCGGCTTCTCCCGACGCCGCGCCGGCGCCGGGCAGCCTGCCGGAGACGCCGGCGCCGGTCGCCGGTCCGGTGATCCAGACCGGGCTCGCGACCTGGTACGGTCCCGGCTTCAACGGCAGCATCACCTACTGCGGCGAGATCTATGACCAGTGGGCACTGACCGCAGCCAGCAATACGCTGCCCTGCGGCACGGTCATCATCGTGACGAACAGAGATACGGGGCAGGCCGTGCATCTGCGCATCACCGATCGCGGCGGCTTCGGCGGCAGCGTGATCCTCGACCTCTCGCGCGCCGCCTTCCTAAGCATCGCGCCCGCGTCGGCGGGCGTCATTCCAGTTTCCGTCGCGCTGCCGGTGCCCTGA
- a CDS encoding NAD+ synthase has translation MRTLRVALAQINATVGDIEGNAAAIVAQIARARDAGADVVCLPELALTGYPPEDLLLRRQFVEDNLRALHDLLPHTQGITAVVGFVDLANDIYNAAAILSDGRHVDSYHKQFLPNYGVFDEDRYFQRGRRAPVYEIAGAKVGVNICEDIWYPGGPTQEQALAGAEVILNINASPFHAGKRSFREKMLGTRAADNTVAVCFVNMVGGQDELVFDGGSMIFDPAGDLVAAAPSFAEDLLLCDIDVDAVVQARLHDSRRRKEQFDFEGETAGRKSIFVSGVSPRHERRTPLPAPNRIEPLGRAAEVYQALVTGTRDYMRKNGFRDVFIALSGGVDSSITAVVAVDALRAEHVTGVSMPSRYSSDHSRSDAAELAQNLGIRCLTLPIEAAFSASLKTLEPIAGELAPGLAEENLQARIRGNYLMFLTNKFNALALTTGNKSEMATGYSTLYGDMAGGFAVIKDVPKTLLYEVCRYRNTLGERPVIPENVLVKEPSAELRPDQKDSDSLPPYEVLDPILEAYVEDDRTVDEIVALGFDEALVQRVITLVNRSEHKRRQAPPGVKITPRAFGRDRRLPIANRYRGY, from the coding sequence ATGAGAACTCTGCGCGTGGCGCTCGCCCAGATCAACGCAACCGTGGGCGACATCGAGGGCAACGCCGCGGCGATCGTGGCGCAAATCGCGCGGGCGCGCGACGCCGGCGCCGACGTCGTCTGCCTGCCCGAGCTGGCGCTGACCGGCTATCCGCCGGAAGATCTGCTGCTTCGGCGGCAGTTCGTCGAAGATAACCTCAGGGCGCTCCACGACCTGCTGCCGCACACGCAGGGCATCACGGCCGTCGTCGGCTTCGTCGACCTGGCGAACGATATTTACAACGCGGCGGCGATCCTCAGCGATGGCCGGCACGTGGATAGCTACCACAAGCAGTTCCTGCCCAACTACGGTGTCTTCGACGAGGATCGCTACTTCCAGCGCGGCCGCCGCGCCCCGGTCTACGAGATCGCCGGCGCGAAGGTGGGCGTCAACATCTGCGAAGACATCTGGTATCCGGGCGGCCCGACGCAGGAGCAGGCGCTGGCCGGCGCCGAGGTGATCCTCAACATCAACGCCTCACCCTTCCATGCCGGCAAGCGCAGCTTTCGTGAGAAGATGCTCGGCACCCGCGCCGCCGACAACACCGTCGCCGTCTGCTTCGTCAACATGGTCGGCGGGCAGGATGAACTGGTGTTCGACGGCGGCAGCATGATCTTCGATCCGGCCGGCGACCTGGTCGCGGCCGCGCCGAGCTTCGCCGAGGATCTGCTGCTCTGCGACATCGACGTGGACGCCGTGGTGCAGGCGCGGCTGCACGACTCGCGCCGGCGCAAGGAGCAGTTCGACTTCGAGGGCGAAACCGCCGGCCGCAAGTCAATCTTCGTCAGCGGCGTCTCGCCGCGGCACGAGCGCCGCACGCCGCTGCCGGCGCCGAATCGCATCGAACCGCTCGGCCGCGCCGCCGAGGTTTACCAGGCGTTGGTGACCGGCACGCGCGACTATATGCGCAAGAACGGCTTCCGCGACGTGTTCATCGCCCTCTCCGGCGGCGTCGACTCGTCGATCACCGCCGTCGTGGCCGTCGATGCGCTGAGGGCCGAGCACGTTACCGGCGTCTCGATGCCATCGCGCTACTCTTCGGACCACAGCCGCAGCGACGCCGCGGAGCTGGCGCAAAACCTCGGCATCCGCTGCCTGACGCTCCCGATCGAAGCGGCGTTCTCGGCGTCGTTGAAGACGCTGGAGCCGATCGCCGGCGAACTGGCGCCGGGACTGGCGGAGGAGAATCTGCAGGCGCGCATCCGCGGCAACTACCTGATGTTTCTCACGAACAAGTTCAACGCGCTGGCGTTGACCACGGGGAACAAGAGCGAAATGGCCACGGGTTACAGCACGCTCTACGGTGACATGGCCGGCGGCTTCGCCGTGATCAAGGACGTGCCGAAGACGCTGCTGTACGAAGTCTGCCGTTACCGTAATACGCTCGGCGAGCGGCCGGTGATTCCCGAAAACGTGCTGGTGAAAGAACCCTCGGCAGAGCTGCGGCCAGACCAGAAGGACAGCGACAGCCTGCCGCCGTACGAAGTGCTCGATCCGATCCTCGAGGCCTATGTCGAGGACGACCGCACCGTCGATGAGATCGTGGCGCTGGGCTTCGACGAGGCGCTGGTGCAGCGCGTGATCACGCTGGTGAACCGCAGCGAGCACAAGCGCCGCCAGGCGCCGCCCGGCGTCAAGATCACGCCGCGCGCCTTCGGCCGCGATCGCCGCCTGCCGATCGCCAACCGTTACCGCGGTTATTGA
- a CDS encoding FHA domain-containing protein, with amino-acid sequence MVWRDLVRAAPARRGSVGRAFLVVQNGAGKQVRSGSRIAIEGAASIGRDSDNQVVIDDSTVSGRHAALVYREGRWWLEDLGSTNGTWIGDRRVEQPQPVSSGELIQVGRIILRLN; translated from the coding sequence GTGGTCTGGCGCGATCTGGTGCGCGCGGCGCCCGCGCGGCGCGGCAGCGTCGGTCGGGCCTTCCTTGTCGTGCAGAACGGCGCCGGCAAACAGGTGCGCAGCGGTTCGCGCATCGCCATCGAAGGCGCCGCCAGCATCGGCCGTGACAGCGATAACCAGGTCGTGATCGACGACAGCACCGTCTCCGGCCGGCACGCGGCCCTGGTGTACCGCGAGGGGCGCTGGTGGCTGGAAGACCTGGGCAGCACCAACGGCACCTGGATCGGCGACCGCCGCGTGGAGCAGCCGCAGCCGGTCTCCAGCGGTGAGCTGATCCAGGTCGGCCGCATCATCCTGCGCCTCAACTGA
- a CDS encoding cytochrome b/b6 domain-containing protein gives MAGAVDGTEGTIRRFSAASRVAHWALAIPFLMLLASGLLLFLPSVKAVHVGGYRLVPLIHILSGVLFALAAPVVWLAAPGRRWLRADLRRLLRVEALDRAWLRYAGYALLGAKLAAPPVGKFNAGQKLNTAAMLLLSFGLCLSGAVLGVNFFTKAVFASAFVERVFPLHDLFMLLALPLVAGHVYLATINPGTRPSLRGMFDGRVRRDWALAHHREWVRELPAPGDGQQASGTGSSAES, from the coding sequence ATGGCTGGCGCAGTTGACGGCACGGAGGGCACGATCCGGCGCTTCTCCGCCGCCTCCCGGGTCGCGCACTGGGCGCTGGCGATCCCGTTCCTGATGCTGCTCGCCAGCGGGCTGCTGCTGTTCCTGCCGTCGGTTAAGGCAGTGCACGTCGGCGGCTACCGGCTGGTGCCGCTGATCCATATTCTGTCGGGCGTGCTGTTCGCACTGGCGGCGCCGGTCGTGTGGCTTGCGGCGCCGGGCCGACGCTGGCTTCGCGCCGATCTGCGGCGCCTGCTGCGGGTTGAAGCCCTCGATCGTGCCTGGCTGCGCTACGCCGGCTATGCGCTGCTGGGTGCAAAACTCGCGGCGCCGCCGGTGGGCAAATTCAATGCCGGGCAGAAACTGAACACCGCGGCGATGCTCCTGCTCTCGTTCGGCCTTTGCCTGAGCGGGGCCGTGCTCGGCGTCAACTTCTTCACCAAGGCGGTCTTCGCCTCGGCCTTCGTGGAGCGCGTCTTTCCCCTGCACGACCTCTTCATGCTGCTCGCGCTGCCGCTCGTCGCCGGCCATGTCTACCTGGCGACGATCAATCCCGGCACGCGGCCCTCCCTGCGCGGCATGTTCGATGGGCGCGTGCGGCGCGACTGGGCGCTGGCGCATCACCGAGAGTGGGTGCGCGAGCTGCCGGCGCCCGGCGATGGGCAGCAGGCGAGCGGCACCGGTTCGAGTGCTGAATCGTGA
- the rsmG gene encoding 16S rRNA (guanine(527)-N(7))-methyltransferase RsmG, with product MGCQRADPPGDLALLAAGAEAVGLALDDAALDRFRRYLALLVEHGARMNLTSVRDTAGIQRRHFVESLAFGAALRDAGLLQGRERVVDVGAGAGFPGVPLTIVWPRLRLTLLEATKKKARFLEHVLHELALPNAAVVAARAEDAAHESRLRECFDLVLARAVAPLPALAELTLPFSRIGGRLATVKGSRLRHELAAAGAAIARCGGGAARTLPLPGVGVESPLRVIVVAKLRPTPAALPRRAGLPQSQPLR from the coding sequence ATGGGGTGTCAACGCGCGGACCCGCCCGGCGACCTCGCGCTGCTCGCGGCCGGCGCCGAAGCAGTCGGTCTCGCGCTCGACGACGCGGCGTTGGATCGCTTCCGCCGCTACCTCGCGCTGCTCGTCGAGCACGGCGCCCGCATGAATCTGACCAGCGTGCGCGACACGGCCGGCATCCAGCGCCGGCACTTCGTCGAGTCGCTGGCCTTCGGCGCGGCACTGCGCGACGCGGGCCTGCTTCAGGGCCGGGAACGGGTCGTCGACGTGGGCGCGGGCGCGGGCTTTCCCGGCGTGCCGCTCACGATCGTCTGGCCGCGGCTGCGCCTCACCCTGCTGGAGGCGACGAAGAAGAAGGCCCGCTTTCTTGAGCACGTGCTGCACGAGCTGGCGCTGCCAAATGCGGCCGTCGTCGCGGCGCGGGCGGAAGACGCGGCCCACGAGTCGCGGCTGCGGGAGTGCTTCGACCTGGTGCTCGCCCGCGCCGTAGCGCCGCTGCCGGCGCTGGCCGAGCTGACCCTGCCGTTCTCGCGCATCGGCGGCCGGCTCGCCACCGTGAAGGGTTCGCGCCTGAGGCACGAGCTGGCGGCGGCCGGGGCGGCGATTGCTCGTTGTGGTGGCGGCGCGGCGCGCACCCTACCGCTGCCCGGCGTCGGCGTGGAGAGCCCGCTGCGCGTGATCGTCGTGGCCAAGCTTCGGCCCACACCGGCAGCGCTGCCGCGCCGCGCCGGCCTGCCCCAGAGCCAGCCGTTACGTTGA
- a CDS encoding molybdopterin-dependent oxidoreductase produces MDGPITDVPPHPAAVASGTVERPRISRRRLLWLGTGAAVLVGGACRVLTNLGGFRINEVETQTPVFNPATFQLTVDGAVQQPLTLSWEQLLALPAVSQVSDFHCVEGWGVKDVRWQGVRLQTLADLVKPVNPSFITFHSLGGVYRDSLSIDQALLPDTLLAYHMYEQPLTPPHGRPLRLIVPQMYGYKGPKWLTRVEFTGQRVVGYWEQRGWQIDGWRS; encoded by the coding sequence GTGGACGGCCCCATTACCGACGTTCCTCCACATCCTGCAGCCGTGGCCAGCGGAACGGTGGAGCGGCCGCGCATCAGCCGGCGGCGCCTGCTCTGGCTCGGAACCGGGGCGGCCGTGCTTGTGGGCGGCGCCTGCAGGGTGCTCACCAATCTCGGCGGCTTCCGCATCAACGAGGTTGAGACGCAGACGCCGGTCTTCAACCCCGCGACGTTCCAGCTTACTGTTGACGGGGCCGTGCAGCAGCCGCTCACGCTGAGCTGGGAGCAACTGCTGGCCCTCCCCGCCGTCTCGCAGGTCAGCGACTTTCACTGCGTCGAGGGCTGGGGTGTAAAGGACGTGCGCTGGCAGGGCGTGCGGCTGCAAACCCTGGCGGACCTGGTGAAGCCGGTCAACCCCTCCTTCATCACCTTCCACTCACTGGGCGGCGTCTACCGAGACAGTCTCAGCATCGACCAGGCGCTGCTGCCCGATACGCTGCTCGCCTATCACATGTACGAGCAGCCGTTGACGCCTCCGCACGGCCGGCCGCTGCGCCTGATCGTGCCGCAGATGTACGGCTACAAGGGCCCGAAGTGGCTGACGCGCGTCGAGTTTACCGGCCAGCGCGTGGTGGGTTACTGGGAGCAGCGGGGCTGGCAGATCGATGGCTGGCGCAGTTGA
- a CDS encoding FtsW/RodA/SpoVE family cell cycle protein: MVLRSRANELFLLLLVCGFLALACVSLQQSMPAARTRSAPLAAGFCLLFLAAHFALCRLSPECDQVLLPVVALLAGVGLVFAVRLNPASASLAAKQLVWLALGLLLMLATVRAMEQYAVLRRYQYLAAFGGLALMAVTALIGKEVNGSRLWLGFGGFYFQVTEAMKLLLVIFLAGYLADRRYVLAAVSTRWRAFRVPTLPYLVPLVVIWGFTLALMAWQHDLGAMLLLLCVTLLLLYVASGRRAFVVAGLVIVLLNLWLAYHAFGYVHTRVDLWLHPLTHVHDSGYQLAQSIYAFANGGVLGTGLGRGQPLDIPVVQTDFIFAAIGEELGSAGALAIIALYLVLAFRGLRIGTRQPADFGMLLAVGATAILAIQAMVIAAGDLALIPITGITLPFVSYGGSSIVVNFVLLGMLLRLSTSRPLERA; this comes from the coding sequence ATGGTACTGCGAAGCCGCGCGAACGAACTCTTCCTGCTGTTGCTGGTCTGTGGCTTCCTCGCCCTGGCGTGCGTTTCCTTGCAGCAGTCGATGCCGGCGGCGCGGACACGCTCGGCGCCGCTGGCGGCCGGCTTCTGCCTGCTCTTTCTCGCCGCCCACTTCGCGCTCTGCCGCCTCAGTCCGGAATGCGATCAGGTGCTGCTGCCGGTCGTCGCCCTGCTGGCCGGCGTCGGACTGGTATTCGCCGTGCGGCTCAACCCGGCGTCGGCTTCGCTGGCAGCGAAGCAGCTCGTCTGGCTGGCGCTGGGCCTGCTGCTAATGCTCGCTACCGTGCGCGCGATGGAGCAGTACGCCGTGCTGCGCCGCTACCAGTATCTTGCGGCCTTCGGCGGCCTGGCGCTGATGGCGGTGACGGCGCTGATCGGCAAGGAGGTGAACGGGTCGCGGCTCTGGCTCGGCTTCGGAGGCTTTTACTTCCAGGTCACGGAGGCGATGAAGCTGCTGCTCGTGATCTTCCTCGCGGGCTACCTGGCGGATCGGCGCTACGTGCTGGCGGCGGTGAGCACGCGCTGGCGCGCGTTTCGCGTCCCCACGCTTCCCTACCTTGTGCCCCTCGTCGTCATCTGGGGCTTCACGCTGGCGCTGATGGCATGGCAGCACGACCTCGGCGCGATGTTGTTGCTGCTGTGCGTGACGCTGCTGCTGCTCTACGTAGCCTCGGGGCGGCGCGCGTTCGTGGTAGCCGGCCTGGTGATCGTGCTCCTCAATCTTTGGCTGGCGTACCACGCCTTCGGCTACGTGCACACGCGCGTCGATCTCTGGCTGCACCCGCTGACGCACGTGCACGACAGCGGCTACCAGCTCGCGCAGTCGATCTACGCCTTCGCCAACGGCGGCGTGCTCGGCACCGGACTGGGTCGCGGCCAGCCGCTCGACATCCCCGTCGTGCAGACCGATTTCATCTTCGCCGCGATCGGCGAAGAACTGGGCAGCGCCGGGGCGCTGGCGATCATCGCGCTGTACCTCGTGCTCGCCTTCCGCGGGCTGCGGATCGGCACACGCCAGCCGGCGGACTTCGGCATGCTGTTGGCCGTCGGCGCCACGGCCATCCTCGCGATCCAGGCGATGGTGATCGCCGCGGGCGACCTCGCCCTGATCCCGATCACGGGGATCACGCTGCCGTTCGTAAGCTACGGCGGCTCCTCGATTGTCGTGAACTTTGTACTGCTGGGCATGCTGCTGCGACTTTCCACGTCGCGGCCGCTCGAACGCGCGTGA
- the greA gene encoding transcription elongation factor GreA: protein MASKKSTANTSLVDAAAQYIATLGQDAAQDAQPAVHRFVQWFGGARPVGALKGSDVERFVEESAGRGGSQGRSVEAVRPFLAHLKKAGLTPTNLSTAIKLRRTESENGSGLSSDAVQMTRSGFEALQRELAQLKDSRTEIALELEQAMADKDFRENAPLDAAREKQAHVEARIRRIEEQLRHAAIVEGASTGAARVGSHVLVLNLGTNQATKYQLVSPSEVDPKLGKISILSPVGKALVDRIKGEEVSVNVPAGTLKLRVESVEG from the coding sequence GTGGCAAGCAAGAAATCCACCGCCAACACGTCGCTCGTGGACGCGGCCGCCCAGTACATCGCAACACTCGGCCAGGACGCCGCGCAAGACGCGCAGCCGGCCGTGCACCGTTTCGTGCAGTGGTTCGGCGGCGCCCGTCCGGTGGGCGCGCTGAAGGGCAGCGACGTGGAGCGGTTCGTCGAGGAGTCCGCGGGTCGCGGGGGCAGCCAGGGTCGCAGCGTCGAGGCGGTGCGGCCGTTTCTTGCGCATCTCAAGAAGGCCGGGCTCACCCCCACCAATCTGAGCACGGCGATCAAGCTGCGCCGCACGGAAAGCGAGAACGGCAGCGGCCTCTCCAGCGACGCCGTGCAGATGACGCGTTCCGGCTTCGAGGCGCTGCAGCGGGAGCTTGCCCAGCTCAAGGACAGCCGTACGGAGATCGCGCTGGAGCTTGAGCAGGCGATGGCGGATAAGGACTTCCGCGAGAACGCGCCGCTCGACGCCGCGCGGGAGAAGCAGGCGCACGTCGAGGCGCGCATCCGCCGCATCGAGGAACAACTGCGCCACGCCGCGATCGTCGAGGGCGCCTCCACCGGCGCCGCCCGCGTCGGCAGCCACGTGCTCGTACTCAACCTCGGCACCAATCAGGCGACCAAGTATCAGCTTGTCAGCCCGAGCGAGGTCGATCCGAAGCTGGGCAAGATCTCGATCCTTTCGCCGGTGGGCAAGGCGCTGGTCGATCGCATCAAGGGTGAAGAGGTGTCGGTGAACGTGCCGGCGGGCACGCTGAAGCTGCGCGTCGAATCCGTGGAGGGCTAG
- a CDS encoding YIP1 family protein, whose protein sequence is MDTQVIVDRLQRFLLKLDTSVFEEMRDDTNATIPALIIAAIAILLAGFGGWFWWLAQGYGDAGKIFWQSVLLGSIFAFVLWAVWIGVAYVLLVNVFHYTADIQRMFRACSFATLPLILGLLMFIPGVNLGVGVAVFGLFFLLMDIGIQVSVDAQPGHVIVSTFIGFIVFCLVLSVLVTKENVLAPSVFAFRLPATDLSEVANALSSFNRLR, encoded by the coding sequence ATGGACACGCAGGTCATCGTCGACCGGCTGCAGCGGTTCCTGTTGAAGCTCGACACCAGCGTTTTCGAGGAGATGCGCGACGACACCAATGCGACGATCCCCGCCCTGATCATCGCGGCCATCGCCATCCTGCTGGCCGGGTTCGGCGGCTGGTTCTGGTGGCTGGCGCAGGGCTACGGCGATGCCGGCAAGATCTTTTGGCAATCGGTTTTGCTGGGTTCGATCTTTGCCTTCGTGCTTTGGGCGGTGTGGATCGGCGTGGCGTATGTCCTCCTGGTGAACGTTTTTCACTATACCGCCGACATTCAGCGCATGTTCCGAGCCTGCAGTTTTGCCACGTTGCCGCTCATTCTCGGGCTGCTCATGTTCATACCGGGCGTAAATCTTGGCGTCGGTGTGGCAGTGTTTGGCCTATTTTTCCTTCTCATGGATATTGGCATCCAGGTGTCCGTGGACGCCCAACCTGGCCATGTAATTGTGTCCACCTTCATCGGTTTCATTGTATTCTGTTTGGTGCTCTCGGTGCTCGTCACCAAGGAGAATGTGCTGGCGCCCAGCGTCTTCGCCTTCCGCCTGCCGGCGACCGACCTTTCCGAGGTTGCTAACGCGCTCTCGAGCTTCAACAGGTTGCGATGA
- a CDS encoding MFS transporter has product MNPGAGFGNRSAAETPPAGIDLRANLRRFYVYRFLSNLLLWLPIWVLYLQRERGLSLSQITALDAPFWLISLIAQVPTGAFADRYGRRTALVVGGLVLAIAYLVFGLASSYPLILASYVLWAIGMAFGQGADLALLYDHLASHGRQEDYPRLAGRAFACTAAAAIVSLAVGAPLAAATRLDVPILATAGISLLTVAVALRLHEPPHHPSEDRPGVWEAMRRGAAEAWHEPHLRWMLLFSSALRVSELAPIIFVQPFLVRHGVSVAQVGAWQIPARVGTIAAALLAYRLVRRVRERRFLLAAPWLFCACFLLLGLWDNLIAFVAFPLFAVASAGVDPTISDYINRHTRAAQRATVLSLGQLLGSLVLAVLEPGLGAIAQAAGLTAAFLTTALFIGAASLLTLGPWALLPRPQVAAEPLATA; this is encoded by the coding sequence ATGAATCCAGGCGCGGGGTTCGGCAACCGGTCGGCGGCGGAAACGCCGCCGGCCGGTATCGATTTACGGGCGAACCTCCGGCGGTTTTATGTCTACCGCTTCCTCTCAAACCTGCTGCTCTGGCTGCCGATCTGGGTGCTCTACCTGCAGCGCGAGCGCGGGTTGTCCCTCTCGCAGATCACGGCCCTCGACGCGCCCTTCTGGCTGATCTCTCTAATCGCGCAGGTGCCGACCGGGGCGTTCGCCGACCGCTACGGGCGGCGAACCGCGCTCGTCGTCGGCGGTCTGGTGCTGGCGATCGCCTACCTCGTCTTCGGCCTCGCCTCATCGTATCCGCTCATTCTCGCTTCGTACGTGCTCTGGGCGATCGGCATGGCGTTCGGGCAAGGCGCTGACCTGGCGCTGCTGTACGACCACCTCGCCAGCCACGGCCGCCAGGAGGACTACCCGCGCCTCGCCGGCCGCGCCTTTGCCTGCACGGCCGCGGCGGCGATCGTGTCGCTCGCGGTGGGTGCTCCGCTGGCCGCGGCCACCCGCCTGGACGTACCGATCCTCGCCACGGCGGGCATCTCACTGTTGACCGTCGCGGTGGCCCTGCGCCTGCACGAGCCGCCCCACCACCCCAGCGAAGATCGCCCGGGCGTCTGGGAGGCGATGCGCCGCGGCGCCGCAGAAGCCTGGCACGAGCCGCACCTGCGCTGGATGCTACTGTTCTCGTCGGCGCTGAGGGTTTCAGAGCTGGCGCCGATCATCTTTGTGCAGCCGTTTCTCGTGCGGCACGGCGTATCCGTCGCCCAGGTCGGCGCCTGGCAGATCCCGGCGCGCGTGGGCACGATTGCCGCGGCCCTGCTGGCCTACCGCCTTGTGCGGCGTGTCCGCGAACGCCGCTTCCTGCTGGCGGCGCCATGGCTTTTCTGCGCCTGCTTCCTGCTGCTCGGCCTCTGGGACAATCTGATCGCCTTCGTCGCCTTTCCGCTGTTCGCGGTGGCATCGGCTGGCGTCGACCCCACGATTAGCGACTACATCAACCGCCATACGCGGGCCGCGCAGCGCGCGACCGTGCTCTCCCTCGGTCAACTGTTGGGCAGCCTGGTTCTGGCGGTGCTGGAGCCCGGCCTCGGCGCCATCGCACAGGCCGCGGGCCTGACGGCCGCCTTCCTGACCACGGCGCTGTTCATCGGCGCCGCCTCGCTGCTCACGCTGGGGCCGTGGGCACTGCTGCCACGGCCGCAGGTCGCTGCCGAGCCGCTGGCGACGGCGTAG